A window of Candidatus Pantoea floridensis contains these coding sequences:
- a CDS encoding NUDIX hydrolase, which translates to MKAEIHTLVSKEIYRNRWLTLKEDKIQRADGSEGIYSVIEKDDFVVILPIEDDSIYVVEQYRYPIGERTIELPQGSWELTPNAAPEDLAAGELLEETGLVAGELSYVGYQKLAQGYSAQGYHIYLARDLTYQGQNLDAEEVGLTASRMKTADFLALILAGKITDATSVTAFLLAQAKKLID; encoded by the coding sequence GTGAAAGCCGAAATCCATACGCTTGTATCTAAAGAGATTTACCGCAATCGCTGGTTAACGTTGAAAGAAGATAAAATTCAGCGGGCGGATGGCAGCGAAGGTATCTATTCGGTAATCGAAAAAGATGACTTTGTGGTCATTCTGCCCATCGAAGATGACAGCATTTATGTGGTTGAACAGTACCGTTATCCCATTGGTGAACGCACCATTGAGTTACCTCAAGGCAGCTGGGAACTGACGCCCAATGCCGCGCCGGAAGATCTTGCCGCGGGTGAACTCTTAGAAGAAACGGGCCTGGTGGCCGGGGAGTTAAGTTATGTGGGTTATCAGAAGCTAGCTCAGGGCTACTCCGCCCAGGGCTATCACATTTATCTGGCGCGGGATCTGACGTATCAGGGACAAAATCTCGATGCGGAAGAAGTGGGTTTGACGGCGAGTAGAATGAAAACTGCCGACTTTCTGGCGTTGATCCTGGCGGGAAAAATTACCGATGCGACATCGGTGACGGCATTTCTGTTGGCCCAGGCGAAAAAGTTAATCGATTAA
- a CDS encoding ParB/Srx family N-terminal domain-containing protein, translating into MRTPWSILALLWSAGQASAALPADIKAGDIVQVQLAQLHPTQAAIGYRQLDYKQHRYEAEPKKLFDDYCESMGQKGVAKFDRQSRLTQPSSFSCKLPVGSEPGPMKTAVIAPDNTLYLTDGHHTFSNFADIAGLNTPVQVRITDDFRSLPTMSAFWQKMETAHLVWLDTPSGKVQPDALPKELGRKHMQNDEYRSLVYFVRDIGFDKEQNPPPFLEFYWGKWLETQLPLKTFDLKDRSGYANALKTIAEKMISIPKETVIAHSDSGPLTAEKLGAREKVNEKKLDKLVSDNGKLTWAFAQ; encoded by the coding sequence ATGAGAACACCCTGGTCAATTCTGGCGTTATTGTGGTCAGCCGGACAGGCTTCTGCCGCACTGCCCGCCGACATTAAAGCCGGTGACATTGTGCAAGTTCAGTTGGCGCAGCTTCATCCTACGCAGGCGGCCATTGGCTATCGCCAGTTGGATTACAAGCAACATCGTTATGAAGCCGAACCCAAAAAGCTCTTTGATGATTACTGCGAAAGCATGGGGCAAAAGGGGGTCGCTAAGTTTGATCGTCAATCCCGCCTCACTCAACCCAGTAGCTTCAGCTGCAAGCTGCCGGTCGGTAGCGAACCAGGCCCGATGAAAACCGCCGTAATTGCACCCGATAACACGCTTTATCTCACCGATGGCCACCATACCTTCAGTAATTTTGCCGATATCGCCGGTCTCAACACGCCGGTTCAGGTGCGCATCACTGATGACTTCCGTAGCTTGCCGACCATGTCGGCATTCTGGCAAAAGATGGAGACGGCACATCTGGTGTGGCTGGATACGCCCTCTGGTAAGGTCCAACCCGATGCGTTACCCAAAGAGCTAGGACGCAAGCATATGCAAAATGATGAATATCGCTCGCTGGTCTATTTCGTGCGTGATATCGGCTTCGATAAAGAACAAAATCCGCCGCCTTTCCTTGAGTTTTACTGGGGAAAGTGGCTTGAAACCCAGCTGCCGCTTAAAACGTTTGATCTGAAAGATCGCAGCGGTTACGCCAATGCATTGAAAACAATCGCTGAGAAAATGATCAGCATCCCGAAAGAAACGGTGATTGCGCACAGCGATAGCGGACCGCTGACCGCTGAAAAGCTGGGCGCGCGTGAGAAAGTGAATGAGAAGAAGCTGGATAAGCTGGTTTCTGATAACGGCAAATTGACGTGGGCCTTTGCGCAGTAA
- a CDS encoding DapH/DapD/GlmU-related protein — MALAAVQPAKLQQTFIDPSVRMRETSIGQQCEVLAQSYLEYSELGDFSYLGEHCCVADAQIGRFTAIANQVRIGAPNHPMDRASQHRFTYCPEYYDAQSQRDAGFFADRRADRVIIGNDVWIGHGVIVLPGVTVGDGAVLAAGAVVTKDVAPYTIVGGVPAKVIRARFAADIAAQLQAIAWWHWPLEKIMANLADFQSADLTLFCQRHAN, encoded by the coding sequence ATGGCACTTGCTGCTGTGCAACCGGCAAAACTGCAACAGACCTTTATCGATCCAAGCGTGCGCATGCGCGAAACCAGCATTGGTCAGCAATGTGAAGTGCTGGCGCAAAGCTATCTCGAATATAGCGAATTGGGCGATTTCTCCTACCTCGGCGAACATTGCTGCGTGGCTGATGCACAGATTGGGCGCTTTACTGCGATAGCTAATCAGGTGCGTATTGGTGCGCCTAATCACCCGATGGATCGTGCCTCTCAGCACCGTTTCACCTACTGTCCGGAATATTATGATGCACAATCACAGCGCGATGCGGGCTTCTTTGCCGATCGTCGTGCCGACCGCGTTATTATTGGCAACGACGTGTGGATTGGCCACGGTGTGATTGTCTTGCCGGGCGTAACGGTGGGCGATGGTGCCGTTTTGGCGGCGGGAGCGGTGGTGACCAAAGATGTGGCGCCGTACACCATTGTCGGCGGCGTTCCGGCTAAAGTCATCCGTGCGCGCTTCGCCGCTGACATTGCCGCACAGCTACAGGCGATAGCCTGGTGGCACTGGCCGCTGGAGAAAATCATGGCCAACCTGGCAGACTTTCAGTCTGCCGATCTCACCCTTTTTTGCCAGCGACATGCAAACTGA
- a CDS encoding GT-D fold domain-containing glycosyltransferase: protein MISADSLYRKLRFPFKFTHAAFRFPVANAHARQYQVLSPEQTVDLLLSNDKLSISRYGDGELEMTLFKNIGFQAFDERLSIRLKEILRRGSQLNNPCLLCLPDAFRGTGNMRFGSALFWFFHKAFYFRHYEALLKKNYLYGNTSVTRPYHDYKDKQQATRIFTKFKQLFHDKKILIVEGSGTRLGIGNDLLAGARDIKRITTLNRNAFSVYNDLYSSVLAHARDYDMVLMSLGPTATVLAYDLSQHGIRCIDTGHIDIEYEWMRSAARDKVQVAGKNVNEVGVLLSDTSRDADEHYRQQILLHVGLPQDAVLSAMTTHPPMV, encoded by the coding sequence ATGATCAGCGCAGACTCCCTTTATCGTAAATTACGTTTTCCTTTTAAATTCACACATGCTGCTTTTAGGTTTCCCGTTGCTAACGCACACGCTCGTCAATATCAGGTGTTGTCACCCGAGCAAACCGTTGACCTGCTGCTCAGCAACGACAAGCTGTCCATTAGTCGCTATGGCGATGGAGAACTGGAGATGACGCTATTTAAAAATATTGGCTTCCAGGCCTTCGATGAACGTCTCTCAATTCGTCTAAAAGAGATTCTGCGTCGCGGAAGTCAGCTGAATAATCCGTGTTTATTATGTCTGCCCGATGCTTTTCGCGGCACCGGCAATATGCGTTTTGGTTCAGCCCTATTCTGGTTTTTTCATAAGGCCTTTTATTTTCGTCATTATGAAGCGTTATTAAAAAAGAATTATCTCTACGGCAATACTTCCGTGACGCGCCCATATCATGATTATAAAGATAAACAGCAAGCGACGCGCATTTTCACTAAGTTTAAGCAGCTATTTCACGACAAAAAGATATTGATAGTAGAAGGCAGCGGTACGCGCCTCGGTATCGGCAACGATTTGTTAGCCGGTGCCCGAGACATTAAGCGCATTACCACGCTTAATCGTAATGCCTTCTCGGTTTACAACGATCTTTACAGCTCGGTGCTGGCGCATGCGCGCGACTACGATATGGTGCTGATGTCGCTCGGACCTACTGCCACCGTGCTGGCTTACGATCTCAGCCAGCACGGTATTCGCTGTATTGATACGGGTCATATCGATATTGAGTACGAATGGATGCGCAGTGCGGCACGTGACAAAGTGCAAGTGGCCGGTAAGAACGTTAATGAGGTGGGCGTGTTGCTGAGCGATACGTCGCGCGACGCTGACGAACACTATCGCCAGCAAATTTTGCTGCATGTCGGGCTGCCACAGGATGCCGTGTTGTCTGCGATGACCACCCATCCCCCGATGGTCTGA